A region of Maridesulfovibrio sp. DNA encodes the following proteins:
- the recJ gene encoding single-stranded-DNA-specific exonuclease RecJ, with the protein MPKIWKLRSEEELPSSIPAIADELGITELLAEILWHRGFQSREDMNLFLSPGLRNLCKPTEIPGLELAAQVIADGLAQGKKMAVWGDYDVDGVTSTAVVKTFLSDRGYKCGHYLPNRLEEGYGLNVDGIKKLHGQGIDLLLTVDCGITNNAEIAAANELGMTVVVSDHHLPGEELPPAAAICNPRLTEYNGQTFEDCPCAALAGVGVAFMLMAQVNRLLPGDPVDVRAYLDFVALGTIADVVELQGQNRILVKNGLLMLKEAKRPGLAALKVVSGYDMFAAIGAGQVGFGLAPRINASGRMGDPGRALQLLMAEDMETARPIAKVLDDLNTERRAEEDRILQEAIAQAEEHIKRDNRAGLVLYSKNWHPGIIGIVASRVVERFYRPTVMLCEEDGIVKGSARSIKEFHIHEGLTSMSELFLNFGGHKLAAGMSFKADLLSEFRERFDQAVIDKIGSEPLKASLKVDRELPLEKIDYVLLKELELMQPFGMGNPEPVFTTPPVEILERRPMGKAHVKLTVTDKEKTRRMPAKAWRMAEELGSELIGTTMRFAFSPKIDKFNGIPTIELTIRDYTRRRQ; encoded by the coding sequence TTGCCCAAAATATGGAAGCTGCGAAGCGAGGAAGAATTGCCTTCCTCTATCCCCGCTATTGCCGATGAACTAGGTATCACCGAACTTCTTGCGGAAATTCTTTGGCATCGCGGCTTTCAGAGCCGTGAGGATATGAACCTTTTCCTCTCTCCGGGCTTACGTAACCTCTGCAAACCTACTGAAATTCCCGGTCTGGAATTGGCCGCCCAAGTAATTGCCGATGGTCTTGCCCAGGGGAAAAAAATGGCTGTCTGGGGCGATTATGATGTGGACGGGGTGACCTCAACCGCCGTAGTAAAAACTTTCCTTTCCGACCGTGGCTATAAATGCGGTCACTACCTGCCTAACCGTCTGGAGGAAGGCTACGGCCTTAATGTGGATGGTATCAAAAAACTTCACGGGCAGGGTATAGACCTGCTTTTGACTGTTGACTGCGGGATTACCAACAATGCTGAAATTGCGGCTGCCAATGAGCTGGGCATGACCGTAGTTGTTTCCGACCACCACCTTCCCGGTGAAGAACTTCCCCCGGCTGCAGCCATCTGCAATCCCCGTCTTACAGAATATAACGGACAGACTTTTGAGGACTGCCCGTGTGCTGCTTTGGCAGGGGTGGGCGTGGCCTTCATGCTTATGGCGCAGGTTAACAGGCTGTTGCCCGGTGATCCGGTGGATGTACGTGCCTATCTGGATTTTGTGGCCCTTGGTACCATTGCCGATGTGGTGGAACTGCAGGGCCAGAACCGTATTCTGGTTAAAAACGGCCTTCTCATGCTCAAGGAGGCCAAGCGTCCCGGACTTGCCGCTCTTAAGGTGGTCAGCGGATATGATATGTTTGCTGCTATCGGTGCCGGACAGGTAGGCTTTGGGCTGGCTCCGCGTATCAACGCTTCGGGCAGGATGGGAGATCCCGGCCGGGCGCTCCAGCTTCTGATGGCTGAGGATATGGAAACCGCCCGTCCCATTGCCAAGGTGCTTGATGATTTGAATACCGAGCGCAGGGCCGAGGAAGACCGTATTCTGCAGGAAGCAATCGCGCAGGCCGAAGAGCATATCAAGCGTGACAACCGGGCCGGATTGGTCCTTTATTCCAAGAACTGGCATCCGGGCATTATCGGCATTGTGGCTTCCCGTGTGGTAGAAAGATTTTACCGTCCCACAGTTATGCTTTGTGAAGAGGACGGGATTGTTAAAGGTTCAGCCCGTTCCATCAAGGAATTTCATATCCACGAAGGTTTGACCTCCATGTCTGAATTGTTTCTCAATTTCGGGGGCCATAAACTGGCTGCCGGCATGTCCTTCAAAGCCGACCTTCTTTCCGAATTCCGGGAAAGATTTGATCAGGCCGTAATCGATAAGATAGGTTCCGAACCGCTTAAGGCCTCGCTCAAGGTTGACCGTGAGTTGCCGCTGGAAAAGATTGATTACGTACTGCTCAAGGAACTGGAACTCATGCAGCCTTTCGGCATGGGCAACCCGGAGCCTGTTTTCACAACTCCTCCAGTTGAAATTCTGGAACGCCGTCCCATGGGCAAGGCCCATGTCAAACTCACAGTCACTGATAAAGAAAAGACCCGCCGGATGCCTGCCAAGGCATGGCGCATGGCCGAAGAACTAGGGTCCGAACTTATCGGGACCACTATGCGTTTCGCTTTTTCGCCAAAAATCGATAAGTTTAACGGCATCCCGACCATTGAACTTACTATTCGGGATTATACCCGAAGAAGGCAGTGA
- a CDS encoding alpha-L-glutamate ligase-like protein — MGWFGKLKKFGVMGLNARNGAYVLPNNPRRLYPLVDDKITTKELTLAAGLNVPELYGVFQAQHELKRLPQLLEKYDSFVVKPARGAGGNGILVITGKLGPRFRKPDDSLVAEDIISFHISNILSGMYSLGGMPDKAMVEYCVQFAPVFKDIAYQGVPDIRIIVYKGVPAMAMLRLPTRESDGKANLHQGAMGCGIDMRTGMTTSAVWKNDNCTHHPDTLHPIAGVAIPDWPELLKQAALGYSVTGLGYLGVDIVLDKNLGPLILELNARPGLAIQVANKCGLQHRLNEIDRVHKDLHTETQRIKYALDNFGS; from the coding sequence ATGGGCTGGTTCGGTAAACTAAAAAAATTCGGGGTCATGGGTCTCAATGCCCGTAACGGCGCATACGTGCTGCCCAATAACCCGCGCAGGCTCTACCCGCTGGTAGATGACAAGATCACGACCAAGGAATTGACTCTGGCCGCAGGACTGAATGTGCCGGAGCTTTACGGTGTATTCCAGGCCCAGCACGAGCTGAAAAGACTTCCCCAGCTGCTGGAAAAATACGATTCGTTTGTGGTCAAGCCTGCACGTGGAGCCGGAGGAAACGGTATTCTGGTCATTACCGGAAAGCTAGGCCCGCGCTTTCGCAAACCAGATGATTCTCTTGTCGCAGAAGATATCATTTCATTCCATATTTCAAACATACTCAGCGGAATGTACAGCCTCGGCGGCATGCCGGACAAAGCTATGGTCGAATACTGCGTGCAGTTCGCCCCCGTCTTCAAAGACATCGCTTATCAAGGAGTCCCGGATATACGTATCATCGTCTACAAGGGCGTCCCGGCCATGGCTATGCTCCGCCTGCCCACGCGGGAATCAGACGGCAAGGCCAACCTGCATCAGGGTGCCATGGGCTGTGGAATAGACATGCGTACAGGTATGACCACAAGCGCTGTCTGGAAAAACGACAACTGCACCCATCATCCTGACACCCTGCATCCCATTGCCGGAGTTGCCATCCCGGACTGGCCGGAACTGCTCAAGCAGGCCGCACTGGGCTACAGCGTCACCGGTCTTGGCTATCTCGGCGTAGATATTGTGCTGGACAAAAATCTGGGGCCACTGATCCTTGAACTCAATGCCCGTCCGGGGCTGGCTATTCAGGTTGCAAATAAGTGTGGCCTGCAACACAGGCTGAATGAAATAGACCGAGTTCATAAGGACCTGCACACTGAAACTCAACGGATTAAATATGCATTGGATAATTTCGGATCATAA
- a CDS encoding inactive transglutaminase family protein, with product MNSIQLKILVAILLCVGLGIFSYKAFVLGFPLTAEEQTEIWNVEAHVSFEATGSPVKVSLQTLNRLPKFIVTDEYYIGDDYGLLHVLQSADGTTQQNRNSDNIVAIWSRRSAKGKQDLFYSARLRPEQGNKEKSWVHPTEIPRLRDPQFTEAEQVAANSLITEVGSESADIETFVPQLMNRLMSPSQNQDAAYLLRDNKNTLGAVNMAVRLLHFSGIPAQSVHGITLTTSNNAIIKHWLELYHNETWHMFDVTKGTFGTPVNFVTWWRGNAPLATVSGGNNLNVTLSVVPATVSSLGNVVDRLAVTAPTILEFSLFNLPVQAQATYRVILLIPIGVLLLVFLRNVIGITTFGTFMPVLIALSFRETQLLWGLCLFSIVIILGLAVRLYLEHLKLLLVPRLACVLIVVVLLMAGISIISFKLGFPRGVSVSLFPMVILSMTIERISIMWDELGAWKAIQQCIGSMAVAVLAYIAMSNLFIEHLIFVFPELFLVLLGLTLMIGRYTGFRLLDLIRFRAFLKEG from the coding sequence ATGAATTCCATTCAGCTAAAAATACTTGTAGCCATACTCCTCTGCGTAGGGCTTGGCATATTCAGTTATAAAGCCTTTGTGCTCGGATTCCCCCTAACGGCGGAAGAGCAGACTGAAATATGGAACGTGGAAGCCCATGTTTCTTTTGAAGCCACGGGCAGTCCGGTCAAAGTCAGTCTGCAAACCCTGAACCGCCTGCCGAAATTCATTGTCACCGACGAATATTACATCGGTGACGACTACGGTTTGCTGCATGTACTGCAGTCCGCAGACGGTACAACACAGCAGAACCGTAACTCAGATAATATCGTCGCAATCTGGTCCAGACGTTCTGCCAAAGGCAAACAGGACCTGTTCTATTCCGCCCGCCTGAGGCCGGAACAGGGCAACAAAGAAAAAAGCTGGGTTCATCCCACAGAAATCCCCAGACTGCGAGACCCGCAATTTACTGAAGCGGAACAGGTTGCCGCCAACTCGCTGATCACTGAGGTGGGAAGTGAATCAGCAGACATAGAAACTTTTGTCCCCCAACTCATGAACCGGCTTATGTCGCCGTCACAAAATCAGGATGCAGCATACCTGCTGCGAGACAACAAGAATACATTGGGGGCGGTGAACATGGCTGTTCGCCTGCTGCACTTTTCCGGAATTCCGGCCCAGTCCGTACACGGCATAACCCTTACCACCTCAAACAACGCGATAATCAAACACTGGTTGGAGCTTTACCACAACGAAACATGGCACATGTTTGACGTGACCAAAGGAACTTTCGGCACCCCGGTGAACTTTGTAACATGGTGGCGCGGCAACGCTCCTCTGGCAACAGTAAGCGGAGGAAACAACCTGAATGTTACCCTTTCAGTTGTTCCGGCAACAGTCAGCTCACTGGGAAATGTGGTTGACCGTCTTGCCGTCACCGCACCGACTATACTGGAATTTTCCCTGTTCAACCTTCCGGTGCAGGCACAGGCAACATACCGGGTCATTCTGCTGATTCCCATCGGCGTACTGCTGCTGGTCTTTCTACGCAACGTGATCGGCATCACCACCTTCGGTACATTCATGCCAGTACTTATCGCCCTGTCTTTCCGCGAAACTCAGCTGCTCTGGGGGCTGTGTCTTTTTTCCATTGTCATCATCCTCGGGCTGGCAGTGCGCTTATATCTGGAACACCTGAAACTGCTGCTGGTCCCCCGCCTGGCCTGTGTGCTGATCGTTGTTGTGCTGCTCATGGCCGGAATCAGTATCATCAGTTTCAAACTGGGTTTTCCTCGCGGAGTCTCGGTCAGCCTGTTTCCCATGGTAATTTTAAGCATGACCATTGAACGTATCTCCATCATGTGGGATGAACTCGGGGCATGGAAAGCAATCCAGCAATGTATCGGCTCAATGGCTGTGGCTGTGCTGGCCTACATCGCCATGAGCAACCTGTTTATCGAGCACCTTATTTTCGTATTCCCTGAACTGTTTCTAGTACTGCTAGGCTTGACTCTGATGATCGGGCGCTATACAGGATTCCGGCTGCTCGACCTGATCCGTTTCCGGGCTTTCCTCAAGGAGGGGTAA
- a CDS encoding RimK/LysX family protein, whose protein sequence is MRPIFISILLLISLTAGTSCVAAAKDASPKITPQNQPVVAGYIENVSIKIWDRETPITMEAKMDTGADSSSLHATDIVINKNNKKVSFTLTDQHGKTQRITCPYARIVRIKKRPYGYQRRPVIPVQLQIGPQKLEALVNLTDRTNFSYKMLIGRKELRHGILIDSSRHHRLSTSDQ, encoded by the coding sequence ATGCGCCCCATCTTCATATCAATTCTGCTCTTGATCAGCCTGACAGCAGGCACTTCCTGCGTAGCCGCAGCAAAGGATGCCTCCCCGAAAATAACACCTCAAAACCAGCCTGTGGTTGCCGGATACATTGAAAATGTTTCCATCAAAATATGGGACCGTGAAACCCCCATCACCATGGAAGCCAAAATGGATACCGGGGCGGACAGTTCTTCACTGCATGCCACTGATATTGTCATCAATAAAAACAACAAAAAGGTTTCTTTTACCCTCACGGACCAGCACGGCAAAACCCAGCGTATAACCTGCCCCTATGCCCGTATAGTCCGTATCAAAAAACGGCCTTACGGCTACCAGCGCAGGCCTGTTATACCGGTTCAGCTCCAGATCGGACCCCAAAAATTAGAAGCCCTTGTCAACCTGACCGACCGGACCAATTTTTCATACAAAATGCTCATCGGTAGAAAAGAATTACGTCATGGCATTCTTATTGACTCTTCACGCCACCACCGACTCAGCACTTCAGACCAATAA
- a CDS encoding DUF4198 domain-containing protein, which produces MKKIVLAMAFVLAFTSVCSAHDMWLEKKGRKAHLMYGHPGSTDSYPISRITAMTGINENNWKTALEPVYNKGAAYAWLDDAYTMLTVEFDNKYWYHTEEGGWQNFEFPRQVCGKILDEGRSYKLSKTILEWKPEMSKPIGQRAEIVPLKDPSKLKEGDLLPVMMFYEGKPMPAAGARISTTSDRTVEHPELVNLKNSKPVNVKIGPAGRQIIIGKYEKRLDDTHRVWYAFSLTFRTGK; this is translated from the coding sequence ATGAAAAAAATTGTTCTAGCAATGGCATTTGTCCTGGCATTTACCTCAGTTTGCTCTGCCCACGACATGTGGCTGGAGAAAAAAGGTCGCAAGGCCCATCTCATGTACGGGCATCCCGGTTCAACGGACTCTTATCCCATAAGCCGTATTACAGCTATGACCGGTATAAATGAAAATAATTGGAAAACAGCCTTGGAGCCTGTTTACAACAAGGGGGCTGCCTATGCATGGCTCGATGACGCATACACAATGCTGACTGTCGAGTTTGACAACAAGTACTGGTATCACACGGAAGAGGGTGGATGGCAGAATTTTGAATTTCCAAGACAGGTTTGCGGAAAAATTCTTGATGAAGGCCGTTCCTACAAGCTTTCAAAAACAATTCTCGAGTGGAAACCAGAGATGTCGAAACCCATCGGACAGCGCGCTGAAATAGTACCCCTCAAAGATCCAAGCAAGCTTAAAGAAGGAGATCTCCTTCCGGTTATGATGTTCTATGAAGGCAAGCCCATGCCCGCAGCCGGTGCCCGCATCTCCACAACATCCGACCGCACGGTTGAGCATCCTGAACTGGTCAATCTTAAAAATTCAAAACCTGTAAATGTAAAGATCGGACCAGCCGGGCGCCAGATTATTATTGGTAAATATGAAAAGCGTCTCGATGATACCCATCGTGTCTGGTACGCATTTTCCCTTACTTTCAGGACCGGCAAGTAG
- a CDS encoding ATP-binding protein has product MLKSNKAIPTSLGLIFIFVISIVWINYSSQMKLREASLKHISEFSKREADSFSHFFSERKNDLLEISSSNELLNYFENKAMGMSGAGGTQANIIQISKLFKRREEIKQIESIPLYSRIAFVTESGKILADNNGPVFKDESCLIKIPENLQPGEVRILFKSKDGEKHFILVTPYTFRNKQIGTIMACLNSKAVMPFMSLAEPKNFHGLIYLIHDRQIFSPLYDIPHAISQKIAEGWPPQSNKIYKLSLQLSDEEGKTNNLIIRSQIKGTPFYLLTVTLEKELLGAVSPLNLLIFILLLALLLLGGGLFVIRTNSRNLDLNIMVYESAKQAQKIKLQNNQLINEIEARSRAEKALMQINDELETRVQQRTTDLKERTEALTREVQVRHKAEEAMRMIFNNTHDSIFIHDTKGRIQDVNDTMLETYQVDMRSAIQMSFKDDFSAPSMDLDILDTQWQLTTGGKEVVFDWTTRRPGDGQEFDVEVALNRIELDGKIVILANVHDISEQKKILIQQAEHQEFLGTIFEGIGAAVFVFDPTKGLMVDCNCVGEKLLGLSRNAILDGTCQSKFTFTSNREKDLLCPNWHEQGSYEEGLLTMQDGSTLPVSRHLFEIHIGGMTHLVQVVFDITERKHLERKLSIAQKLESIGLLASGIAHEINTPIQYVGDSIRFVKEAYSDITELIEIYEKYINEKSADGRKEILEEIEEHKEDIDLEFIGAESIKACDRALEGVKRVATIVLAMKNFSHSGEEKAKAVDINKAIKNTIEVSRNEWKYAADLETDLEPELPYVYCLPGAINQVLLNVIVNAAHAIAEHTHKNEKGTISVSTQLEPPFAKIIIKDTGCGISKENMNKIFDPFFTTKEVGKGTGQGLAIVHDIIIEKHGGTIDIESEEGQGTTFIIKLPIGGNSKTDS; this is encoded by the coding sequence TTGTTAAAAAGTAATAAAGCAATACCGACATCCCTTGGTCTGATATTTATTTTCGTTATATCAATTGTCTGGATTAACTACAGTTCGCAGATGAAATTGCGGGAAGCATCGCTTAAGCACATCAGCGAATTCTCTAAACGGGAAGCTGATTCATTCAGCCATTTCTTTTCCGAAAGAAAAAATGACCTCCTTGAAATATCGTCCAGCAACGAACTTTTAAATTACTTTGAAAACAAAGCCATGGGCATGTCCGGAGCAGGCGGGACGCAGGCCAATATCATACAAATCTCCAAACTTTTCAAACGCAGAGAAGAAATCAAACAAATTGAATCTATTCCGTTATACTCACGCATAGCATTTGTTACTGAATCTGGAAAAATTCTCGCTGATAACAACGGCCCGGTTTTCAAAGACGAAAGCTGTTTGATAAAAATACCAGAAAATCTTCAGCCCGGAGAAGTCCGTATTCTATTCAAAAGCAAGGATGGTGAAAAACATTTCATTCTGGTAACTCCTTATACATTCAGAAACAAACAAATCGGAACCATTATGGCATGCTTGAATTCCAAGGCAGTGATGCCCTTCATGTCGCTGGCAGAACCCAAAAACTTCCATGGCCTGATTTACCTGATTCACGATAGGCAGATATTTTCACCATTATATGATATCCCCCATGCAATTTCCCAAAAAATAGCTGAGGGCTGGCCGCCACAATCCAACAAAATATACAAGTTGTCTCTGCAACTTTCTGATGAGGAAGGGAAAACCAACAATCTGATTATTCGGTCACAAATAAAAGGGACTCCATTCTATTTATTGACAGTAACTCTCGAAAAAGAACTATTAGGGGCTGTTTCTCCACTCAATCTACTTATATTCATACTCCTGCTGGCCTTACTGCTTCTAGGTGGAGGTCTTTTCGTTATTAGAACCAATTCGCGCAACCTTGACCTTAACATCATGGTGTATGAATCTGCAAAACAGGCACAAAAGATAAAATTGCAAAACAATCAGCTGATAAATGAAATTGAAGCACGCAGCCGCGCTGAAAAAGCCCTCATGCAGATCAATGACGAGCTGGAAACAAGAGTGCAGCAGAGAACGACTGACCTGAAAGAACGCACGGAGGCCTTAACCCGCGAAGTACAGGTACGGCATAAAGCAGAAGAAGCCATGAGGATGATCTTCAACAACACTCACGACTCCATATTCATCCACGACACAAAAGGACGGATACAGGATGTGAATGACACTATGCTTGAAACATATCAAGTTGATATGAGATCAGCCATCCAGATGTCCTTCAAAGATGATTTTTCAGCTCCGAGCATGGATCTGGATATTCTGGACACCCAATGGCAGCTGACTACAGGTGGAAAGGAAGTTGTTTTTGACTGGACAACCAGACGCCCCGGTGACGGTCAGGAATTTGATGTGGAAGTGGCCTTAAACCGAATAGAACTGGACGGAAAAATTGTTATTCTGGCGAATGTTCATGATATTTCGGAACAGAAAAAAATACTCATCCAACAGGCGGAGCATCAGGAATTTCTTGGAACCATATTTGAAGGCATCGGTGCGGCGGTATTCGTTTTCGACCCCACAAAAGGCCTCATGGTTGATTGTAACTGCGTAGGTGAAAAGCTTCTGGGCCTGAGCCGTAATGCTATCCTCGATGGTACCTGCCAGAGCAAGTTCACCTTTACCTCAAACAGAGAAAAGGACCTGCTTTGCCCCAACTGGCACGAACAGGGTTCTTACGAAGAAGGTCTCCTGACCATGCAGGATGGATCCACACTTCCTGTATCACGCCATCTATTTGAAATTCATATCGGAGGCATGACCCATCTGGTACAGGTTGTGTTTGACATTACGGAACGCAAACACCTTGAAAGAAAGCTGAGCATAGCGCAGAAACTGGAATCAATCGGCCTGCTGGCCTCCGGGATTGCCCATGAAATAAACACTCCCATCCAGTATGTCGGCGACAGCATTCGCTTTGTTAAAGAAGCATACAGCGACATAACGGAACTCATTGAAATATATGAAAAGTATATAAACGAAAAATCTGCAGATGGACGAAAGGAAATTCTTGAAGAAATTGAAGAGCACAAAGAAGATATCGACCTTGAATTCATAGGAGCTGAATCCATCAAGGCCTGTGACCGGGCTCTTGAAGGAGTTAAACGAGTGGCTACAATTGTTCTGGCCATGAAAAACTTTTCCCACTCCGGAGAAGAAAAAGCCAAAGCTGTAGACATCAACAAAGCTATCAAGAATACCATTGAAGTTTCCCGCAACGAATGGAAATATGCCGCAGATCTTGAAACCGACCTTGAACCGGAACTGCCTTATGTTTACTGCCTGCCCGGAGCTATTAATCAAGTGCTGCTGAACGTAATTGTAAACGCAGCCCACGCCATCGCCGAACACACGCATAAAAACGAAAAAGGCACAATCTCCGTTAGCACGCAACTTGAACCGCCTTTCGCAAAAATAATCATTAAAGATACCGGCTGCGGAATTTCAAAAGAAAACATGAATAAAATATTCGATCCATTCTTTACCACCAAGGAGGTGGGCAAAGGAACAGGTCAGGGATTGGCTATAGTCCACGACATCATTATCGAAAAACACGGCGGAACCATCGACATTGAATCGGAAGAAGGACAAGGAACAACTTTCATTATCAAGCTGCCCATTGGAGGCAATTCCAAAACAGATTCATGA
- a CDS encoding HD domain-containing phosphohydrolase: MKKSRILFVDDEQNILDTYRALLRKRFKVETALGPEEGLKMLKTSEPYAIVVSDLKMPKMDGITFLSKVKQLSPDTVRVMLTGHADLEAAISAVNEGSVFRFLTKPSAIEEMIRTLEAAMKQYSLIIAERELLRGTLRGSVKVLTDILGLVNPEAFGRSERVRRLAGYIGQNLNLKQTLYLDLAAMLGQLGCVTLPDTILQKVFTGEELTAEERQIYDLHPAVTAGILSQIPRMETVSEIIQHQNDRLVDNPTMPVESKVLKACLDYDTLTQQTMNKMDTIAIMRGREGVYDSKVLDVLEKGTAGEDGYVRREIELESLKPGMILDEGLWSEDEVHLVAEGTEITKTAITRINNFNRSKKLSPRIRVLVPLKYVD, from the coding sequence ATGAAGAAAAGTAGAATTCTTTTTGTAGACGACGAACAGAACATACTGGACACATACAGAGCATTACTGCGCAAACGTTTTAAAGTAGAAACCGCACTCGGCCCGGAAGAAGGTTTGAAAATGCTCAAAACCTCCGAACCGTATGCTATTGTTGTTTCAGACCTTAAAATGCCGAAAATGGATGGAATTACCTTTCTCAGCAAAGTAAAACAGCTTTCACCGGACACAGTACGGGTCATGCTCACCGGGCATGCTGACCTTGAGGCGGCTATATCAGCTGTCAACGAAGGTTCTGTTTTCCGCTTTCTGACCAAACCCAGCGCTATTGAAGAAATGATCCGTACCCTTGAGGCTGCAATGAAACAGTATTCCCTTATAATAGCCGAGCGGGAACTCCTGCGCGGAACATTACGGGGAAGCGTAAAAGTCCTTACGGACATTCTGGGGCTGGTCAACCCGGAGGCATTCGGGCGCAGTGAAAGGGTTCGCCGTCTTGCCGGTTACATTGGCCAAAACCTGAACCTGAAACAAACACTTTATCTGGATCTTGCGGCCATGCTGGGGCAGTTGGGATGCGTAACCCTGCCGGACACAATTCTCCAAAAAGTCTTTACAGGGGAAGAACTTACGGCAGAAGAACGCCAGATCTATGATCTGCACCCGGCGGTGACTGCGGGTATACTTTCACAAATTCCACGCATGGAAACAGTTTCAGAAATAATCCAACACCAGAATGACAGGCTGGTTGATAACCCTACCATGCCGGTGGAATCAAAGGTATTAAAAGCCTGTCTCGATTATGACACCCTGACCCAACAGACCATGAACAAAATGGATACCATCGCCATCATGCGAGGCAGAGAAGGTGTCTACGATTCCAAGGTGCTGGATGTCCTTGAAAAAGGAACCGCCGGGGAAGACGGTTACGTACGCCGCGAGATTGAACTGGAATCCCTCAAACCGGGCATGATTCTGGATGAAGGACTTTGGAGCGAAGACGAAGTCCATCTGGTAGCCGAAGGCACAGAAATAACCAAAACAGCCATAACCAGAATCAATAACTTCAATCGGTCCAAAAAACTGTCGCCCAGAATAAGGGTGCTGGTCCCGTTAAAATATGTTGACTGA
- a CDS encoding response regulator — MVPKILFVDDDQNILDSFKAIMHGLRKEWKSKFASTGQEALDMVGKTKFDIVISDMKMPDMDGNELFKRIDKIQPDTIRIMLSGHSEMQSLLKSAKHIHQFLSKPCNTDVLIETIRRMMGMRHILVDKGVREIITGLVTLPALPDLYIKITSELNSPEPDLQKIGELAKQDPGISTTLLKVVNSSFFGFYGSVCCPSRATVLLGSDVLKGLILGVHLLQELDTDILGPYSIEKLWEHCLQTGYCAKKICKQMNESDKIATICFVSGILHDIGKFVFITEMNKKYREVLEGVREFGGPVIDVEKKILGVSHAEVGAYLLGLWGFSEEIVNTVYYHHSLENCGDGFQPIYAVHAADVLQHEITPHASDYKFSELNIDKLDAAGVLTYINDWREACDTLLESQNEEK, encoded by the coding sequence ATGGTCCCTAAAATTCTATTTGTTGACGATGATCAAAACATACTGGACAGCTTTAAAGCCATAATGCACGGCCTGCGTAAAGAGTGGAAAAGCAAGTTTGCCTCCACCGGACAGGAAGCTCTGGACATGGTCGGCAAAACTAAATTTGATATAGTTATCAGCGACATGAAAATGCCGGATATGGACGGCAACGAGCTTTTCAAAAGAATTGATAAAATTCAACCAGATACAATCAGGATAATGCTCTCCGGTCATTCAGAGATGCAATCACTTCTGAAGTCCGCGAAACACATCCACCAATTCCTGAGCAAACCATGCAACACAGATGTCCTGATCGAAACTATCCGCCGAATGATGGGAATGCGACATATTCTGGTGGATAAAGGAGTCAGGGAGATCATTACTGGTCTGGTTACTCTTCCGGCTCTCCCGGATTTGTATATTAAAATAACCAGCGAACTTAACAGTCCGGAACCGGACCTGCAGAAAATAGGGGAACTTGCAAAGCAGGACCCCGGCATATCCACGACTCTTTTGAAAGTGGTTAACTCCTCCTTTTTCGGTTTCTACGGCTCTGTTTGCTGTCCGTCCCGGGCAACAGTGCTGCTGGGATCTGACGTATTAAAGGGCCTGATTCTGGGAGTCCATCTTCTTCAGGAACTTGATACGGACATCCTTGGCCCCTATTCAATAGAGAAACTATGGGAACACTGCCTGCAGACAGGCTACTGTGCCAAAAAAATATGTAAGCAGATGAATGAAAGCGACAAAATCGCGACTATCTGTTTCGTATCCGGTATACTCCACGACATAGGTAAATTTGTATTCATCACCGAGATGAACAAAAAATACCGGGAAGTACTGGAGGGAGTTCGGGAATTCGGAGGTCCGGTCATAGATGTGGAAAAAAAGATTCTCGGGGTAAGCCATGCGGAGGTTGGAGCTTACCTGCTGGGCCTGTGGGGTTTCAGCGAAGAAATTGTAAATACAGTATACTATCACCATTCTCTTGAAAACTGCGGAGATGGGTTTCAGCCGATCTATGCTGTCCACGCCGCAGATGTACTGCAACATGAGATTACTCCACATGCTTCAGACTATAAATTTTCAGAACTTAATATAGATAAGCTGGATGCAGCCGGAGTTTTAACATACATTAATGATTGGAGGGAAGCGTGCGACACCCTGCTGGAGAGCCAGAATGAAGAAAAGTAG